Proteins encoded within one genomic window of Candidatus Brevundimonas colombiensis:
- a CDS encoding Hsp20 family protein: protein MRTYDFSPLYRSAVGFDRLANLLESASRTSSEGGYPPYNIETTGENAYRIEIAVAGFTTDELNIEVKENLLTVTGRKTANDDAAPQKTYLHRGLAERDFERRFQLADYVVVTDADLVNGLLSISLKRELPEALKPRRIEIGAGSTLIEGKAEAA from the coding sequence ATGCGTACCTATGATTTCTCGCCGCTGTACCGTTCGGCCGTCGGTTTCGACCGCCTGGCCAATCTGCTGGAAAGCGCCTCGCGCACCAGTTCGGAAGGCGGCTATCCCCCCTACAACATCGAGACGACGGGCGAGAACGCCTATCGCATCGAGATCGCCGTGGCGGGCTTCACCACCGACGAACTGAACATCGAGGTGAAGGAGAACCTGCTGACCGTGACCGGCCGCAAGACCGCCAACGACGACGCGGCGCCGCAGAAGACCTATCTGCATCGCGGCCTGGCCGAGCGGGATTTCGAGCGCCGCTTCCAGCTGGCCGACTATGTCGTCGTGACCGACGCCGACCTGGTCAACGGCCTGCTGTCGATTTCGCTGAAGCGCGAGCTGCCCGAGGCGCTGAAGCCCCGCCGCATCGAAATCGGCGCCGGCTCGACCCTGATCGAGGGCAAGGCTGAAGCGGCCTAA
- a CDS encoding S41 family peptidase, with translation MDRRLLLRAGLAAAVGSTLSGAAWAAEPDHDVTFLNDFDELWETLRDRYCFFSEKRTDWNRVRDLYRPLARSADTDDAFAEVLRRTLAELYDAHTSLANPPDGSQRLPISDLIVESRNGQAVIVALAPDSMAAETGLALGDVILSSDGRPVAPLVKDLLPRCLTRPDPAAEAYALNSAVAGRRGQPRRYQVATGGSEPRDVLLPVRQSPPKPNVEWRRLDDGAGYVAIRSFADDAVTASFDQALAALQDAPGLIIDVRDNGGGDTAVARPIMGRFITQTKPYARMRRRQGRGLGEFWTETVEPRGPFTYTRPVVVLTNHWSGSMAEGFPMGMRGLGRATVVGTPMMGLGAAVFPITLDRTGLKAQYSAEPVYDVNDRPRWLMQPDIAVLDGQDILTAGRRILAAATA, from the coding sequence ATGGATCGGCGTCTATTGTTGCGGGCGGGCCTGGCGGCGGCGGTCGGATCGACATTGAGCGGCGCGGCCTGGGCGGCCGAGCCCGATCATGACGTAACCTTCCTCAATGATTTCGATGAGTTGTGGGAAACGCTGCGCGATCGCTACTGTTTCTTTTCGGAGAAACGGACGGACTGGAACCGCGTGCGCGACCTCTACCGGCCGTTGGCGCGGTCCGCCGATACCGACGACGCCTTCGCCGAAGTCCTGCGCCGCACCCTGGCGGAACTCTATGACGCGCACACCTCGCTGGCCAACCCGCCCGACGGATCGCAACGGCTGCCGATCTCGGACCTGATCGTCGAGTCGCGCAACGGCCAGGCCGTGATCGTCGCCCTGGCGCCCGACAGCATGGCGGCCGAGACGGGACTGGCGCTGGGCGACGTCATCCTGTCCTCTGATGGGCGGCCCGTGGCGCCGCTGGTCAAGGATTTGCTGCCCAGATGCCTGACGCGGCCGGACCCGGCGGCCGAAGCCTACGCCCTGAACAGCGCAGTGGCCGGTCGTCGCGGTCAACCGCGGCGCTATCAGGTGGCCACCGGCGGGTCCGAACCCCGCGATGTCCTTCTTCCGGTCCGCCAATCGCCGCCGAAGCCGAACGTGGAATGGCGCCGGCTGGACGACGGCGCCGGCTATGTCGCCATCCGCAGTTTCGCCGACGACGCCGTGACGGCAAGCTTCGACCAGGCTCTCGCCGCGCTGCAGGACGCGCCCGGCCTGATCATCGACGTGCGCGACAACGGCGGCGGCGATACGGCGGTGGCGCGCCCGATCATGGGTCGCTTCATCACCCAGACCAAACCCTACGCCCGAATGCGTCGACGGCAAGGGCGGGGCCTGGGCGAGTTCTGGACAGAGACGGTCGAACCGCGCGGGCCCTTCACCTACACCCGCCCGGTCGTGGTCCTGACCAACCACTGGAGCGGCAGCATGGCGGAGGGCTTTCCCATGGGGATGCGGGGCCTGGGGCGCGCAACCGTGGTCGGCACGCCGATGATGGGTTTAGGCGCGGCCGTCTTTCCCATCACCCTCGACCGCACCGGCCTGAAGGCCCAGTATTCCGCAGAACCCGTCTATGACGTGAACGACCGGCCCCGCTGGCTGATGCAGCCGGACATCGCCGTATTGGACGGACAGGATATTCTGACGGCGGGCCGTCGCATCCTGGCCGCCGCGACCGCCTAG
- a CDS encoding RNA pyrophosphohydrolase: MTDLTLYRPNVGVVLFNREGRVWYGRRHATPGPYNWQFPQGGVDEGEDLEAAARRELHEETGVTSVELLARTADWIRYDFPPEAMNNAKAWRGFKGQKQQWFAFRFTGDEAEIDLEADKDVEFDAWRWGDLSEACDLIVPFKRPAYEQVAAAFAHLAA, from the coding sequence ATGACCGACCTCACCCTCTATCGCCCCAACGTCGGCGTCGTGCTGTTCAATCGCGAGGGCCGCGTCTGGTATGGGCGCCGCCACGCCACGCCCGGCCCCTATAACTGGCAGTTTCCGCAAGGCGGCGTCGACGAGGGCGAGGATCTGGAGGCGGCGGCGCGACGCGAACTGCACGAGGAGACGGGCGTCACCTCGGTCGAGCTGCTGGCCCGGACGGCGGACTGGATCCGCTATGACTTTCCGCCCGAGGCGATGAACAACGCCAAGGCCTGGCGCGGATTCAAGGGCCAGAAGCAGCAGTGGTTCGCCTTCCGCTTCACCGGCGACGAGGCCGAGATCGACCTGGAGGCGGACAAGGACGTGGAGTTCGACGCCTGGCGATGGGGCGATCTGTCCGAGGCCTGCGACCTGATCGTGCCGTTCAAACGCCCGGCCTATGAGCAGGTCGCAGCCGCCTTCGCCCATCTGGCCGCATAG
- the hisN gene encoding histidinol-phosphatase codes for MTEYEAFAIELAREAARVTLPFFRSDIGHEDKGGTAGFDPVTEGDKQAEAAMRRLITERYPDHGVIGEEYGADRPEADHVWVLDPIDGTRAFISGLPLWTTLIALRQAGTPTVGVIAQPYLDEIFIGGPSGARLLRGDVETPLAVRACERLTEAVISTTDPDIFNGAELGAWTQVRAAARLARMGCDAYAYAMVAAGRMDLVAETSLKPWDWSALVPVIQAAGGKVVNWRGAAPDDNGQILAVGDARLIDQALVTLKRAAI; via the coding sequence ATGACCGAATACGAAGCCTTCGCCATCGAACTGGCGCGCGAAGCCGCGCGCGTCACCCTGCCTTTCTTCCGCTCGGACATCGGGCATGAGGACAAGGGCGGCACGGCCGGCTTCGATCCCGTCACCGAGGGCGACAAACAGGCCGAGGCGGCCATGCGCCGCCTGATCACCGAACGCTATCCCGACCACGGCGTCATCGGCGAGGAATACGGCGCCGACCGTCCCGAGGCGGACCATGTCTGGGTGCTGGACCCCATCGACGGCACCCGCGCCTTCATCTCGGGCCTGCCGCTGTGGACGACCCTGATCGCCCTGCGCCAGGCCGGAACCCCAACGGTCGGCGTCATCGCCCAGCCCTATCTGGACGAAATCTTCATCGGCGGCCCGTCCGGCGCGCGATTGCTGCGCGGCGATGTCGAGACGCCCCTCGCCGTCAGGGCGTGCGAAAGACTGACGGAGGCGGTCATCTCCACCACCGACCCCGACATCTTCAACGGCGCGGAACTTGGCGCCTGGACCCAGGTGCGCGCCGCCGCCCGTCTGGCGCGGATGGGCTGCGACGCCTACGCCTATGCGATGGTGGCGGCGGGCAGGATGGACCTGGTCGCCGAGACCAGCCTGAAGCCCTGGGACTGGTCGGCTCTGGTCCCCGTGATCCAGGCCGCCGGCGGCAAGGTCGTCAACTGGCGCGGCGCAGCCCCCGACGACAACGGCCAAATCCTGGCCGTGGGCGACGCCCGCCTGATCGACCAGGCCCTGGTGACATTGAAGCGGGCGGCGATCTGA
- the ppc gene encoding phosphoenolpyruvate carboxylase → MSPAADDALRDEVRLLGGILGDIIRQEGGQALFDHVEAVRQASIAYHRDPASHPGKRLEKLLTAMSVDQAAGLAHGFALFSLLANIAEDRSTRRRAQDQAEAGARPDTPEGALKRLADQGVDRQAVRELLDEALISPVLTAHPSEVRRKSVIDRIAAITDILDVCDKAGDACTPAAVSEPLRRQIVILWATRLVRTQGLVVQDEIDTVVSFLDRIFLHVAPRQLSAWRRLLDAPDLQPFMRVGTWVGGDRDGNPNVDATVMAAAFRTQARAVLAFYLEEVHALGAELSLATELAQVSPELQALADAARDPSPHRADEPYRRALTGVYGRLAATHQTLGDAPAPRRAVVEAEPYPGLDAFEADLRTLHDSLVSHHGGVFADDRLSDLITAVEVFGFHMATLDMRQNADVHERVVADLLKVAGVQSDYLALDEEGRLKVLAAELASSRLLFSPYADYEAETLKERAILQAAAGALAAFGPQAIRTHIVSKTDAASDLLEVYLLLKEVGLYRPEDPAACPIQAAPLFETIEDLRAARPTLERLLQEPSALAVAQARGVQEVMIGYSDSNKDGSYLTSGWELHEASRALVEVTQKHGLKLQLFHGRGGTVGRGGGSAFAGVLAQPEGTVQGRIRTTEQGEVIANKYGEPEIALRNLDALTCGAVLASLGQGTDHAFTAEHGATLSDLSARSMAAYRKLVYETDGFVDYYRAATPIAEIADLKIGSRPSSRTASTRIEDLRAIPWVFSWSQSRVMLPGWFGFGSAVQGCDMGELKAMAEAWPFFKTLVQNMEMVMAKSDMTIARRYATLVPDASLAASIYGEIRAEWDRTHDAILAINGHDRLLGGQPELDRLIRLRMPYVEPLNHVQIELIRRRRAGDDDPRVREGILLAINGVAAGLRNSG, encoded by the coding sequence ATGAGCCCCGCCGCCGACGACGCCCTGCGCGACGAAGTCCGTCTGTTGGGCGGTATTCTGGGCGACATCATCCGCCAGGAAGGCGGTCAGGCGCTGTTCGACCACGTCGAGGCGGTGCGCCAGGCCTCCATCGCCTATCACCGCGACCCCGCCTCTCATCCGGGCAAGCGGCTGGAGAAGCTGTTGACCGCCATGTCGGTGGATCAGGCCGCGGGTCTGGCCCACGGCTTCGCCCTGTTCTCCCTTCTGGCCAATATCGCCGAGGATCGCTCGACCCGCAGGCGGGCGCAGGATCAGGCCGAGGCCGGCGCCCGCCCCGACACCCCCGAAGGCGCGCTGAAGCGTCTGGCCGACCAGGGCGTTGATCGCCAGGCGGTGCGCGAACTGCTGGACGAGGCCCTGATCTCGCCCGTCCTGACGGCCCATCCGTCCGAAGTGCGCCGCAAGAGCGTCATCGACCGGATCGCCGCCATCACCGACATCCTGGATGTTTGCGACAAGGCCGGCGACGCCTGCACCCCCGCCGCCGTGTCGGAGCCGCTGCGCCGTCAGATCGTCATCCTGTGGGCCACCCGTCTGGTCCGCACCCAGGGGCTGGTGGTGCAGGACGAGATCGACACCGTCGTCTCCTTCCTGGACCGCATCTTCCTGCACGTCGCGCCCCGGCAGTTGTCGGCGTGGCGGCGGCTGCTGGACGCGCCGGACCTGCAGCCCTTCATGCGGGTCGGCACCTGGGTCGGGGGCGACCGCGACGGCAATCCGAACGTGGACGCCACGGTCATGGCCGCCGCCTTCCGCACCCAGGCGCGGGCGGTGCTGGCCTTCTATCTGGAAGAAGTCCACGCCCTGGGCGCCGAACTCAGCCTGGCCACCGAACTGGCCCAGGTGTCGCCCGAACTGCAGGCCCTGGCCGACGCCGCGCGCGATCCGTCGCCTCACCGGGCGGACGAGCCGTATCGCCGCGCCCTGACCGGCGTCTATGGGCGCCTGGCCGCCACGCATCAGACGCTGGGCGACGCCCCCGCCCCGCGCCGCGCCGTGGTCGAGGCCGAACCCTATCCCGGTCTCGACGCCTTCGAGGCCGATCTGAGGACCCTGCACGACAGCCTGGTCTCGCACCACGGCGGCGTCTTCGCCGACGACCGGCTCAGCGACCTGATCACCGCGGTCGAGGTGTTCGGCTTCCATATGGCGACCCTGGATATGCGCCAGAACGCCGACGTCCATGAACGCGTCGTCGCCGACCTGCTGAAGGTGGCGGGCGTCCAGTCCGACTATCTGGCGCTGGACGAAGAGGGACGGCTGAAGGTTCTGGCCGCCGAACTGGCCTCGTCCCGCCTGCTGTTCAGCCCCTATGCCGACTATGAAGCCGAAACGCTGAAGGAGCGCGCCATCCTCCAGGCCGCCGCCGGCGCCCTGGCCGCGTTCGGCCCTCAGGCGATCCGCACCCACATCGTATCCAAGACCGACGCCGCCTCCGATCTGCTTGAGGTCTATCTGCTGCTCAAGGAGGTCGGTCTCTACCGCCCCGAGGACCCGGCCGCCTGTCCCATCCAGGCCGCCCCCCTGTTCGAGACCATCGAGGATCTGCGCGCCGCCCGCCCCACCCTGGAAAGACTGCTTCAGGAACCGTCCGCCCTCGCCGTCGCCCAGGCGCGCGGGGTGCAGGAGGTGATGATCGGCTATTCGGATTCGAACAAGGACGGCTCCTATCTGACCTCGGGCTGGGAGCTGCACGAGGCGTCGCGCGCCCTGGTCGAAGTGACCCAGAAGCACGGACTGAAGCTGCAACTGTTCCACGGACGCGGCGGCACGGTCGGGCGCGGCGGCGGTTCGGCCTTCGCCGGCGTCCTGGCCCAGCCCGAGGGCACGGTCCAGGGCCGTATCCGCACCACCGAACAGGGCGAGGTCATCGCCAACAAATACGGCGAGCCGGAAATCGCCCTGCGCAATCTGGACGCCCTGACCTGCGGCGCCGTGCTGGCTTCGCTGGGCCAGGGGACCGACCACGCCTTCACCGCCGAACACGGTGCGACCCTGTCGGACCTGTCGGCCCGGTCGATGGCCGCCTATCGCAAGCTGGTCTATGAGACCGACGGCTTCGTCGACTACTACCGCGCCGCCACCCCCATCGCCGAGATCGCCGACCTGAAGATCGGCTCGCGTCCGTCGTCGCGCACCGCCTCGACGCGGATCGAGGACCTGCGCGCCATTCCCTGGGTGTTCAGCTGGTCGCAGAGCCGGGTCATGCTGCCCGGCTGGTTCGGCTTCGGCTCGGCCGTCCAGGGGTGCGATATGGGCGAGTTGAAAGCGATGGCCGAGGCCTGGCCCTTCTTCAAGACCCTGGTCCAGAACATGGAGATGGTCATGGCCAAGTCCGACATGACCATCGCCCGCCGCTATGCGACCCTGGTCCCGGATGCCTCGCTGGCGGCGTCCATCTATGGCGAGATCCGCGCCGAATGGGACCGGACCCACGACGCCATCCTGGCCATCAACGGCCATGACAGGCTGCTGGGCGGCCAGCCCGAGCTGGACCGGCTGATCCGCCTGCGGATGCCCTATGTCGAGCCGCTGAACCACGTCCAGATCGAACTGATCCGCCGCCGCCGCGCCGGCGACGACGATCCCCGCGTCCGCGAAGGCATCCTGCTGGCCATCAACGGCGTGGCGGCGGGGTTGAGGAACAGCGGCTGA
- a CDS encoding methyltransferase — protein sequence MAESQAKGRGLSRRFLLSGATALTLTGMAACGRKDKVEAPAAPNAPPAPSGPPEGSLDWAVQGPWRSAQDRARDAFRHPMETLRFYGLQPKMAVVEFWPGSGWYTEILAPYLTRGGGTYVAALFPEGPTADPAQAVLNAAFRTRFSSDKKLYGEPQFSVFGAASGPVTTPGAADLCLFMRTLHGWMAAGIAEKAFADAFAALRPGGVLGIEQHRLAPAQDQDPVAANGYVQEGFVRQLAAEAGFVFVEASEINANAKDTKDHPFGVDTLAPTRLTAPRGQPADPTFDRTKYEAIGESDRMTLKFRKPE from the coding sequence ATGGCGGAAAGTCAGGCGAAGGGGCGCGGATTGTCGCGCCGGTTCCTGCTGAGCGGCGCGACGGCTCTGACGCTGACCGGCATGGCGGCTTGCGGCCGCAAGGACAAGGTCGAGGCGCCCGCCGCCCCGAACGCTCCGCCCGCTCCCTCCGGCCCGCCGGAAGGCTCGCTGGACTGGGCGGTTCAGGGGCCGTGGCGCTCGGCCCAGGACCGGGCGCGCGACGCCTTCCGCCACCCGATGGAGACGCTGCGCTTCTATGGGTTGCAGCCCAAGATGGCGGTGGTCGAGTTCTGGCCCGGCAGCGGCTGGTACACCGAAATCCTGGCCCCCTATCTGACCCGGGGCGGCGGAACCTATGTGGCGGCCCTGTTCCCCGAAGGCCCGACGGCCGATCCGGCCCAGGCGGTGCTGAACGCGGCCTTCCGCACCCGCTTCTCCAGCGACAAGAAACTGTATGGCGAGCCGCAGTTCAGCGTGTTCGGCGCGGCGTCGGGACCGGTGACGACGCCGGGCGCGGCGGACCTGTGCCTGTTCATGCGGACCCTGCATGGCTGGATGGCGGCGGGGATCGCCGAAAAGGCTTTCGCGGACGCCTTCGCGGCGCTGCGTCCGGGTGGCGTCCTGGGCATCGAACAGCATCGTCTGGCCCCGGCGCAGGACCAGGACCCGGTCGCGGCCAACGGCTATGTCCAGGAGGGATTCGTGCGCCAGCTGGCCGCCGAAGCGGGCTTCGTCTTCGTCGAGGCGTCCGAGATCAACGCCAATGCGAAGGACACCAAGGATCATCCGTTCGGGGTCGACACCCTGGCGCCGACCCGCCTGACCGCGCCGCGCGGACAACCGGCCGATCCGACCTTCGACCGCACCAAATACGAGGCGATCGGCGAGAGCGATCGCATGACCTTGAAGTTCAGGAAGCCCGAGTGA
- a CDS encoding alpha/beta hydrolase, which translates to MNRAQAFAANAPLMGVPGAYPPPGGKGDWFRGAGGMRLRAGLWSPSHLSADKVRGTVVLSPGRTEPIEKYYEVIGNFLARGWCVLTHDWRGQGLSARLLPDRLKGHARAVEEFLDDYNRLLNTYEAQCPKPWIMVGHSMGACLNLLTLEGGEERFAGAVLSSPMLRIKTGKRSMWSVKLVVRWNIRHGQAGDYVLGDPDDPFDHNFAEDALTSDDSRYEMWRQQLFACPHLAIGGPTYGWLAFALDAGERALKPKALKAVRVPVAIVQADADDVVWKQTTRWAARRLPRGRYVEVAGAKHEVIMEADDMRAVFLKEFDAMADLVSPTPDAAVDPSARTVDVTAEPAGI; encoded by the coding sequence GTGAACCGCGCCCAAGCCTTCGCCGCCAATGCCCCCCTGATGGGGGTGCCCGGCGCCTATCCGCCCCCTGGCGGCAAGGGGGACTGGTTTCGAGGAGCGGGCGGGATGCGCCTGCGCGCAGGCCTGTGGTCGCCCTCGCACCTGAGCGCGGACAAGGTGCGCGGCACGGTGGTCCTCAGTCCCGGCCGCACCGAGCCGATCGAGAAATACTATGAGGTCATCGGCAACTTCCTGGCGCGGGGCTGGTGCGTCCTGACCCACGACTGGCGCGGCCAGGGCCTGTCCGCCCGCCTGCTGCCCGACCGGCTGAAGGGCCATGCCCGCGCGGTCGAGGAGTTTCTGGACGACTACAACCGCCTCCTGAACACCTATGAGGCCCAGTGCCCCAAACCGTGGATCATGGTGGGCCATTCGATGGGCGCCTGCCTGAACCTGCTGACGCTGGAAGGCGGCGAGGAGCGGTTCGCGGGCGCGGTCCTGTCCAGCCCCATGCTGCGCATCAAGACCGGCAAGCGGTCGATGTGGTCGGTCAAGCTGGTGGTGCGCTGGAACATCCGCCACGGCCAGGCCGGCGACTATGTCCTGGGCGATCCGGACGATCCGTTCGACCACAACTTCGCCGAGGACGCCCTGACCTCGGACGACAGCCGCTACGAGATGTGGCGACAGCAGTTGTTCGCCTGCCCGCATCTGGCCATCGGCGGACCCACCTATGGCTGGCTGGCCTTTGCGCTGGACGCCGGCGAGCGGGCGCTGAAGCCCAAGGCGCTGAAGGCGGTGCGCGTCCCGGTCGCCATCGTCCAGGCCGACGCCGACGACGTGGTGTGGAAACAGACCACCCGCTGGGCCGCCAGACGCCTGCCGCGCGGACGCTATGTCGAGGTCGCGGGCGCCAAGCACGAGGTCATCATGGAGGCCGACGACATGCGCGCCGTCTTCCTGAAGGAATTCGACGCCATGGCCGACCTGGTGTCGCCGACGCCGGATGCGGCCGTCGATCCATCGGCGCGCACCGTGGACGTCACGGCCGAACCGGCGGGGATCTAG
- a CDS encoding magnesium and cobalt transport protein CorA, giving the protein MPVVASYVYRDGQRVREAPLTAEGLRLEPGEFVWIGLYDPTDEEFDVLVQRYHLHPLAVEDALAAHQMPKVEVYGRELFVVARTAARIDERISYGETHIFVGDDHVISIRHDSSRAHNSLRAQLEASPDELKRGPDFVLHGILDFIVDAYTPIVDESEDSVLEMEQKTLDAFLSRVEIRRLFTLRRELLKFRRILGPMEELLGRLQSLDLPCIDPDVRPYFRDVGDHVRRVNSRLGGLNDILSSVFEVANLLEQQRQGVITRKLASWAALLAVPTAIAGIYGMNFEFMPELHWRYGYLAALALMASICTGLFITFKKTKWL; this is encoded by the coding sequence ATGCCGGTCGTCGCCTCTTATGTCTATCGTGACGGCCAGCGCGTGCGCGAGGCGCCGTTGACGGCCGAGGGGCTGCGGCTTGAACCGGGCGAGTTCGTCTGGATCGGTCTTTATGACCCGACCGACGAGGAGTTCGACGTCCTGGTCCAACGCTACCACCTGCATCCCCTTGCGGTAGAGGACGCCCTGGCCGCGCACCAGATGCCCAAGGTCGAGGTCTATGGCCGCGAACTGTTCGTGGTCGCCCGGACGGCGGCGCGGATCGACGAACGGATCAGCTATGGCGAGACCCATATCTTCGTCGGGGACGACCACGTCATCAGCATCCGCCACGACTCGTCACGCGCCCACAACAGCCTGCGCGCCCAGCTTGAGGCCTCGCCGGACGAGTTGAAGCGCGGGCCGGACTTCGTGCTGCACGGCATTCTGGACTTCATCGTCGACGCCTATACGCCCATCGTCGACGAGTCCGAGGACAGCGTGCTGGAGATGGAGCAGAAGACGCTGGACGCCTTTCTGTCGCGGGTCGAGATTCGGCGTCTGTTTACCCTGCGTCGCGAACTGCTGAAGTTCCGTCGCATTCTGGGCCCGATGGAGGAGTTGCTGGGGCGGCTGCAGTCGCTGGACCTGCCCTGTATCGACCCGGACGTGCGGCCTTATTTTCGCGACGTCGGCGACCATGTGCGGCGGGTCAACAGTCGGCTGGGCGGGCTGAACGACATTCTGTCGTCGGTGTTCGAGGTCGCCAATCTGCTGGAACAGCAGCGTCAGGGCGTCATCACCCGAAAACTGGCCTCCTGGGCCGCGCTGCTGGCCGTGCCGACAGCCATCGCCGGCATCTACGGCATGAATTTCGAGTTCATGCCGGAACTGCACTGGCGTTATGGCTACCTCGCCGCGCTGGCCCTGATGGCGTCCATCTGCACGGGCCTGTTCATCACGTTCAAGAAGACGAAGTGGCTGTAG
- a CDS encoding divergent polysaccharide deacetylase family protein, translated as MFAKRQSALAAAAGTAPRVRDGASFKPIVEALKKPPVAAGLAGLLLLGAGALFLTVLGDPNAGAPSAHVALERDKPAPAAPAPSGFEAFSLGAMGLYQNLAGGGDPAANGEAVITLPDGGSVSGAAPTAYTAPVHAASPLTKAPIAGLSQPGPNGPLPMIAPDGRVPAQAYARPFRPNGKPRVALIVGGLGLNAVTTRAAIERLPPEVTLSFVPYADNLQSWIDQARAQGHEVMLEMPMEPTGYPDNDPGPYTLLADGGADDVAAKMDWLLGRATGYFGVTNYLGDRFAASDTGMNAFLTVLRQKGVAFLDDGSVQRRPGAWSRASADRIIDRTQSPAAIIAALNGLEAQAKLRGSALGTGFSYPVTVEAAARWTAGLDQRGLQLAPASSMSMRPGR; from the coding sequence ATGTTCGCCAAACGCCAGTCCGCACTCGCCGCCGCCGCCGGAACCGCTCCGCGCGTCAGGGACGGCGCGAGCTTCAAACCCATCGTCGAGGCGCTGAAGAAGCCGCCGGTCGCGGCGGGCCTGGCGGGCCTGTTGCTGCTGGGCGCCGGCGCCCTGTTCCTGACGGTGTTGGGCGACCCCAACGCCGGCGCGCCCTCGGCCCATGTGGCGCTGGAGCGCGACAAGCCTGCGCCTGCGGCCCCGGCGCCGAGCGGGTTCGAGGCCTTTTCCCTGGGGGCGATGGGACTCTATCAGAATCTGGCGGGCGGCGGCGATCCGGCCGCAAACGGCGAGGCGGTCATCACCCTGCCGGACGGCGGCAGCGTGTCGGGGGCCGCGCCGACGGCCTATACGGCGCCGGTCCATGCGGCCTCGCCCCTGACCAAGGCGCCGATCGCGGGCCTGTCGCAACCCGGTCCCAACGGCCCCCTGCCGATGATCGCGCCGGACGGCCGCGTGCCGGCCCAGGCCTATGCCCGTCCCTTCCGCCCGAACGGCAAGCCGCGCGTCGCCCTGATCGTGGGCGGGCTGGGGCTGAACGCGGTGACGACCCGCGCCGCCATCGAACGCCTGCCGCCCGAGGTGACGCTCAGCTTCGTGCCCTATGCCGACAATCTGCAGAGCTGGATCGATCAGGCGCGGGCCCAGGGTCACGAGGTGATGCTGGAAATGCCGATGGAGCCGACCGGCTATCCCGACAATGATCCCGGCCCCTATACGCTGCTGGCCGACGGCGGCGCCGACGACGTGGCGGCCAAGATGGACTGGCTGCTGGGCCGCGCGACCGGCTATTTCGGCGTGACCAACTATCTGGGCGACCGCTTCGCCGCCTCGGACACGGGCATGAACGCCTTCCTGACGGTGCTGCGCCAGAAGGGCGTGGCCTTCCTGGACGACGGCTCGGTCCAGCGTCGGCCGGGCGCCTGGTCGCGGGCCAGCGCCGACCGCATCATCGACCGCACCCAGTCGCCCGCCGCCATCATCGCCGCCCTGAACGGTCTGGAGGCCCAGGCCAAGCTGCGCGGCTCGGCCCTGGGGACGGGCTTCAGCTATCCGGTGACGGTCGAGGCCGCCGCCCGCTGGACCGCCGGTCTGGACCAGCGCGGCCTGCAGCTTGCGCCCGCCTCGTCCATGTCGATGCGGCCGGGGCGGTGA
- a CDS encoding methyltransferase — protein MRLAALSLLALAAAAAPAMAQTAPPASQTEGAWTPPRSALSSAMPTFAEDTALQAAVAAETRPAADRARDVYRHPYEALTFWGLTPGMTVVEIEPGSASWWRHILEPYAAATGGRYVPVNKPLESMGVAEGQADLILVARAFHNWARDGRTQPYLQAFFKALKPGGVLAVEQHRSAEGLNAAEVASTGYVPESYVIHEARNAGFVLEARSELNANPKDDHDHPFGVWTLPPIRQSAARNDPSGRALTPQERAAFDAVGESDRMTLRFRKPE, from the coding sequence ATGCGTCTCGCCGCCCTCAGCCTTCTCGCCCTTGCGGCCGCCGCCGCGCCGGCGATGGCCCAGACCGCGCCCCCGGCGTCCCAGACCGAGGGAGCCTGGACGCCGCCGCGTTCGGCCCTGTCCAGCGCCATGCCGACCTTCGCCGAGGATACGGCGCTTCAGGCCGCCGTCGCCGCCGAGACCCGCCCCGCCGCCGATCGGGCGCGCGACGTCTATCGCCACCCCTACGAGGCCCTGACCTTCTGGGGACTGACGCCCGGCATGACGGTGGTGGAGATCGAGCCGGGCAGCGCCAGCTGGTGGCGGCATATCCTGGAACCCTATGCGGCCGCGACCGGCGGGCGCTATGTCCCGGTCAACAAGCCGCTGGAAAGCATGGGCGTGGCTGAAGGTCAGGCGGACCTGATCCTGGTGGCGCGCGCCTTCCACAACTGGGCGCGCGACGGCCGCACCCAGCCCTATCTGCAGGCCTTCTTCAAGGCGCTGAAGCCCGGCGGGGTCCTGGCGGTCGAACAGCACCGCAGCGCCGAGGGGCTGAACGCCGCCGAGGTCGCCTCCACCGGCTATGTGCCCGAAAGCTATGTGATTCATGAGGCGCGCAACGCCGGCTTCGTGCTGGAGGCGCGCAGCGAGCTGAACGCCAATCCCAAGGACGATCACGACCATCCGTTCGGCGTCTGGACCCTGCCGCCCATTCGCCAGTCGGCGGCGCGCAACGACCCGTCGGGCCGCGCCCTGACGCCTCAGGAACGGGCCGCCTTCGACGCCGTCGGCGAGAGCGACCGGATGACCCTGCGGTTCAGAAAGCCGGAATAG